In Pseudomonas sp. MYb327, one DNA window encodes the following:
- the murF gene encoding UDP-N-acetylmuramoyl-tripeptide--D-alanyl-D-alanine ligase produces MLKALKLSELTGALDARLISADASFNGVSIDSRAIQPGQLFIALTGPRFDGHDYLNDVAAKGAVAALVEREVADSTLPQLLVSDTRKALGQLGALNRQAFTQPVAAITGSSGKTTVKEMLASILRTRGPVLATRGNLNNDLGAPLTLLELAPEHTAAVIELGASRLGEIAYTVGMTKPHVAILNNAGTAHVGEFGGPEKIVEAKGEIIEGLDADGVAVLNLDDKAFGIWKARAGERKVLTFALSNTSADFYASDLTTDARGCPAFNLHTPEGVERVQLNLLGTHNVANAMAAAAAAHALGVSLFGIATGLGAVQPVKGRTVAQLATNGMRVIDDTYNANPTSMCAAVDILAGFSGRTVLVLGDIGELGDWAEQGHRDVGEYARGKVSALYAVGPMMVHAVNAFGPQAFHFSTQAELIKALGAEQDTNTTILIKGSRSAAMENIVAALCGTSLEKH; encoded by the coding sequence GTGCTTAAAGCCTTGAAACTGAGTGAACTGACCGGCGCACTGGATGCTCGTCTGATCTCTGCCGATGCCAGCTTCAACGGCGTCAGCATTGACAGCCGCGCGATCCAGCCAGGCCAGCTGTTCATTGCCCTGACCGGTCCACGCTTCGATGGCCACGATTATCTGAATGACGTGGCGGCCAAAGGCGCCGTGGCGGCATTGGTCGAGCGCGAAGTCGCCGACAGCACGCTGCCGCAGTTGCTGGTCAGCGATACCCGCAAGGCCCTCGGCCAGTTGGGTGCCCTGAACCGCCAGGCCTTCACTCAACCGGTCGCCGCCATTACCGGATCCAGCGGCAAGACCACGGTCAAGGAAATGCTCGCGAGCATCCTGCGCACCCGTGGCCCGGTGCTGGCGACCCGTGGCAATCTGAACAATGACCTCGGCGCTCCGCTGACCCTGCTCGAACTGGCGCCGGAACACACCGCTGCGGTGATTGAGCTTGGCGCTTCTCGTCTGGGTGAAATTGCCTACACCGTGGGCATGACCAAACCTCACGTGGCCATTCTCAACAATGCCGGGACCGCCCACGTTGGTGAGTTCGGCGGGCCGGAAAAAATTGTCGAAGCCAAGGGCGAGATTATCGAAGGGCTGGATGCCGATGGCGTCGCCGTTCTCAATCTTGACGACAAGGCATTCGGTATCTGGAAGGCGCGCGCCGGTGAACGCAAAGTGCTGACGTTCGCCTTGAGCAACACCAGCGCCGACTTCTATGCCAGTGACCTGACCACCGATGCCCGTGGTTGCCCGGCGTTCAACCTGCACACGCCTGAAGGTGTGGAGCGCGTTCAACTGAACCTGCTCGGCACCCATAACGTCGCGAACGCCATGGCCGCCGCGGCCGCCGCCCATGCCCTAGGCGTGTCGCTGTTCGGTATCGCCACCGGTCTCGGCGCGGTGCAGCCGGTCAAGGGTCGCACCGTCGCGCAACTGGCCACTAATGGCATGCGCGTCATTGATGACACTTACAACGCGAACCCCACCTCCATGTGCGCTGCCGTTGATATACTCGCCGGCTTTTCCGGTCGCACCGTTCTGGTGCTCGGGGATATTGGCGAGTTGGGCGATTGGGCGGAGCAGGGGCACCGCGACGTGGGCGAGTACGCCCGTGGCAAGGTTTCTGCGCTGTACGCCGTCGGACCCATGATGGTTCACGCCGTCAATGCGTTCGGTCCTCAGGCCTTTCACTTCAGCACGCAGGCTGAACTGATCAAGGCCCTGGGCGCCGAGCAAGACACAAACACCACCATTTTGATCAAGGGCTCGCGCAGCGCCGCGATGGAAAACATCGTCGCCGCTTTGTGCGGGACCAGCCTGGAGAAACATTAA
- the murD gene encoding UDP-N-acetylmuramoyl-L-alanine--D-glutamate ligase — MSLIASDHFRIVVGLGKSGMSLVRFLANRGVAFAVADTRENPPELATLKRDYPHVEVRCGELDVEFLCRADELYVSPGLALATPALQAAAARGVKLSGDIELFARNAKAPIVAISGSNAKSTVTTLVGEMAAAAGKRVAVGGNLGTPALDLLRDDIELYVMELSSFQLETTDQLNAEVATVLNISEDHMDRYSGLPAYHLAKHRIFRGAKQFVVNRQDALSRPLMGEGQPCWTFGLTKPDFKAFGLREENGEKYLAFEFQNLMPVRELKVRGAHNQSNALAALALGHAVGLPFDAMLEALRNFAGLEHRCQWVRDLDGVGYYNDSKATNVGAALAAIEGLGADIDGKIVLIAGGDGKGAEFKELRHPVAANCRAVILMGRDSDKIGEAIGDAVPLIRVGSLVEAVEQCRAAALPGDVVLLSPACASFDMFKNYEDRGHQFVRVVEELA; from the coding sequence GTGTCTCTGATCGCTTCTGACCACTTCCGCATCGTTGTCGGCCTCGGCAAGAGCGGCATGTCCCTGGTTCGCTTCCTGGCGAACCGGGGCGTGGCGTTTGCCGTGGCCGATACGCGGGAAAATCCACCGGAACTGGCCACGCTCAAGCGTGACTATCCGCACGTGGAAGTGCGTTGTGGCGAGCTGGATGTCGAATTCCTGTGCCGTGCCGACGAGCTCTACGTGAGCCCCGGCCTGGCGCTGGCGACCCCGGCCCTGCAGGCCGCCGCCGCCCGTGGCGTGAAATTGTCCGGCGACATCGAGCTGTTCGCGCGTAACGCGAAGGCACCGATCGTCGCCATCAGCGGTTCCAACGCGAAAAGCACCGTGACCACCCTGGTCGGTGAAATGGCGGCTGCGGCTGGCAAGCGTGTCGCCGTCGGCGGCAACCTCGGCACACCGGCGCTGGACCTGCTGCGCGACGATATCGAGCTTTACGTGATGGAGTTGTCGAGCTTCCAGCTGGAAACTACCGACCAGCTCAACGCCGAAGTGGCGACCGTGCTCAACATCAGTGAAGACCACATGGATCGTTACAGCGGTCTGCCGGCTTATCACCTGGCCAAGCACCGGATCTTCCGTGGCGCGAAGCAGTTTGTGGTCAACCGTCAGGATGCGCTCAGCCGTCCGCTGATGGGCGAGGGTCAGCCATGCTGGACCTTCGGCCTGACCAAACCGGATTTCAAGGCCTTTGGCCTGCGCGAAGAAAACGGCGAGAAGTACCTGGCTTTCGAATTCCAGAACCTGATGCCAGTGCGCGAGTTGAAAGTGCGTGGCGCGCACAACCAGTCCAACGCCCTGGCGGCGTTGGCGCTCGGTCATGCGGTCGGCCTGCCGTTCGACGCCATGCTCGAAGCCCTGCGCAATTTCGCCGGTCTCGAACATCGCTGCCAATGGGTGCGTGATCTGGATGGCGTTGGCTATTACAACGACTCCAAAGCCACCAACGTCGGTGCCGCTCTTGCCGCCATTGAAGGCCTGGGCGCGGACATCGACGGCAAGATCGTGCTGATCGCCGGCGGTGACGGCAAGGGCGCCGAGTTCAAGGAGCTGCGTCATCCGGTGGCGGCCAACTGCCGCGCCGTGATCCTGATGGGCCGCGACTCCGACAAGATCGGCGAGGCCATCGGCGACGCCGTGCCGCTGATTCGCGTCGGGTCGCTGGTCGAAGCCGTGGAGCAATGCCGCGCCGCTGCCCTGCCGGGTGACGTGGTGCTGCTGTCACCGGCCTGCGCCAGTTTCGACATGTTCAAGAATTACGAAGACCGTGGTCACCAGTTCGTCCGCGTCGTGGAGGAACTGGCATGA
- a CDS encoding UDP-N-acetylmuramoyl-L-alanyl-D-glutamate--2,6-diaminopimelate ligase: MSLSLNKIFPHAGHDLLIRELALDSRNVRAGDLFLAVPGGKFDGRAHIADALQRGAAAVAYEVEGATVLPITEVPLIPVKGLAAQLSDIAGRFYGEPSHHLNLVGVTGTNGKTSVTQLVAQALDLLGQHCGIVGTLGSGFYGALQSGLHTTPNPIAVQATLGDLKKAGAKAVAMEVSSHGLDQGRVTALAFDVAVMTNLSRDHLDYHGTMQAYGEAKAKLFAWNNLKCRVVNLDDDFGRQLAAEKRESRLITYSLLDSSAYLYCREAQFDDEGVRATLVTPQGEHHLRSTLLGRFNLSNVLAAIGALLGLDYALDEILKVLPKLEGPAGRMQRLGGGTQPLVVVDYAHTPDALEKVLTALRPHVKGRLLCLFGCGGDRDRGKRPLMAEVVERLADGVLVTDDNPRTEDPSVIFDDIRAGFTAVDKVTFVAGRGQAIAQLIAGASADDVIVLAGKGHEDYQEINGERHAFSDLVEADHALTAWEVARA; the protein is encoded by the coding sequence ATGTCATTAAGTCTGAACAAGATTTTCCCCCACGCCGGTCACGATCTGTTGATCCGTGAATTGGCGCTGGACAGTCGCAACGTGCGCGCCGGGGATCTGTTCCTCGCGGTGCCGGGCGGCAAATTCGATGGCCGTGCGCACATTGCCGATGCCTTGCAGCGTGGTGCCGCCGCTGTCGCTTATGAAGTGGAAGGCGCCACGGTGCTACCAATCACCGAAGTGCCATTGATTCCGGTCAAGGGGCTGGCGGCGCAACTGTCGGACATCGCCGGACGCTTTTATGGCGAACCGAGCCATCACCTGAACCTGGTGGGCGTGACAGGTACGAACGGCAAAACCAGCGTGACCCAACTGGTCGCGCAGGCACTGGATCTGCTCGGTCAGCATTGCGGCATCGTCGGCACGTTGGGTTCCGGATTCTACGGCGCGCTGCAAAGCGGCCTGCACACCACGCCGAACCCGATTGCCGTGCAAGCGACCCTGGGCGACCTGAAAAAGGCCGGTGCCAAAGCGGTAGCCATGGAAGTTTCGTCCCACGGCCTGGACCAGGGCCGCGTTACCGCGCTGGCCTTCGACGTGGCGGTGATGACCAACCTGTCCCGCGATCACCTGGATTACCACGGCACTATGCAGGCCTACGGCGAAGCCAAGGCCAAGCTGTTTGCCTGGAACAATTTGAAATGCCGGGTGGTTAACCTTGACGACGATTTCGGTCGGCAACTGGCTGCCGAAAAGCGTGAGTCGCGACTGATCACCTACAGCCTGCTCGACAGCAGCGCCTACCTGTATTGCCGCGAAGCGCAGTTCGACGATGAAGGCGTGCGTGCCACGCTGGTGACGCCACAAGGCGAGCACCATCTGCGCAGCACGCTGCTTGGCCGTTTCAACCTGAGCAACGTATTGGCGGCGATTGGCGCCTTGCTCGGTCTGGATTACGCGCTGGACGAAATTCTCAAGGTGCTGCCGAAACTCGAAGGCCCGGCCGGTCGCATGCAGCGTCTTGGCGGTGGCACTCAGCCGTTGGTGGTGGTCGATTACGCCCACACCCCGGATGCCCTGGAAAAAGTCCTGACCGCCCTGCGTCCGCACGTCAAAGGTCGTTTGCTGTGCCTGTTCGGCTGCGGCGGTGATCGTGACCGCGGCAAGCGTCCGCTGATGGCTGAAGTGGTCGAACGTCTGGCCGATGGCGTGCTGGTTACCGACGATAATCCGCGAACCGAAGACCCTTCGGTGATTTTCGATGACATCCGCGCCGGTTTCACGGCTGTGGATAAAGTGACGTTCGTCGCTGGCCGTGGCCAGGCGATTGCCCAGTTGATCGCCGGCGCTTCGGCGGATGATGTGATCGTTCTGGCCGGCAAAGGTCACGAGGACTATCAGGAAATCAATGGCGAGCGCCATGCCTTCTCCGATCTGGTCGAAGCTGATCATGCCTTGACCGCATGGGAGGTGGCCCGTGCTTAA
- the ftsW gene encoding putative lipid II flippase FtsW gives MMSIIKPYPSPIITGRGIDLDFPMLAGCLTLLGLGLIMIASASTEVAAVQSGSPLYYMIRHLIYVVLGLGACVVTMMIPIATWQRLGWLMLIGAFGLLVMVIIPGIGREVNGSMRWIGFSFFNVQPSEIAKVFVVIYLAGYLVRRQKEVRESWMGFFKPFIVLLPMAGLLLMEPDFGATVVMMGAAAAMLFLGGVGLFRFSLMVVLAVGAVVLLIQMQPYRMARLTNFADPWADQFGAGYQLSQALIAFGRGEWLGVGLGNSVQKQFYLPEAHTDFVFSVLAEELGAVGSLCTVALFVFVCIRGMYIGLWAEKAKQFFAAYVAYGLSFLWIGQFLINIGVNVGLLPTKGLTLPFLSYGGSSLVICCACLGLLLRIEWESRTHLGSEEMEFHESDFAEEPTHGR, from the coding sequence CTGATGAGCATCATCAAGCCTTATCCGTCGCCCATCATCACCGGGCGTGGTATCGACCTCGACTTCCCGATGCTTGCCGGCTGCCTGACCTTGCTCGGCCTCGGGCTGATCATGATTGCCTCGGCATCGACCGAAGTGGCCGCCGTACAGTCGGGCAGTCCGCTGTATTACATGATTCGCCACCTGATCTATGTCGTGCTCGGTCTTGGCGCTTGCGTGGTCACCATGATGATCCCGATCGCGACCTGGCAACGCCTGGGCTGGCTGATGCTGATTGGTGCGTTCGGTTTGCTGGTGATGGTGATCATCCCGGGGATCGGCCGTGAAGTGAACGGTTCGATGCGCTGGATCGGCTTCAGTTTCTTCAACGTTCAGCCGTCCGAGATCGCCAAGGTGTTCGTGGTGATCTACCTCGCCGGTTACCTGGTGCGTCGCCAGAAAGAAGTGCGTGAAAGCTGGATGGGTTTTTTCAAGCCGTTCATCGTGCTGTTGCCGATGGCGGGTCTGTTGCTGATGGAGCCGGACTTCGGTGCCACCGTTGTGATGATGGGCGCTGCGGCCGCGATGCTGTTCCTTGGCGGGGTCGGGCTGTTCCGTTTTTCCCTTATGGTGGTGCTGGCGGTGGGCGCGGTGGTGTTGTTGATCCAGATGCAGCCTTATCGAATGGCGCGTCTGACTAACTTTGCCGATCCATGGGCGGATCAGTTCGGGGCCGGCTATCAGCTGTCCCAGGCGTTGATTGCCTTCGGTCGCGGCGAATGGCTGGGCGTTGGCCTGGGCAACAGCGTGCAGAAACAGTTCTACCTGCCCGAAGCCCACACTGACTTCGTGTTCTCGGTACTGGCCGAAGAACTGGGTGCCGTAGGTTCGCTGTGCACGGTGGCTCTGTTCGTCTTCGTCTGTATCCGTGGCATGTACATCGGTTTGTGGGCCGAGAAGGCCAAGCAATTCTTCGCTGCCTATGTCGCCTACGGTTTGTCGTTCCTGTGGATTGGTCAATTCCTGATCAACATCGGCGTGAACGTCGGTCTGCTACCGACCAAAGGCCTGACGCTGCCGTTCCTAAGCTATGGCGGCAGTTCATTGGTGATCTGCTGTGCCTGTCTCGGCTTGTTGCTGCGCATCGAGTGGGAAAGTCGAACCCATTTGGGCAGTGAAGAAATGGAATTCCATGAGAGCGACTTCGCCGAGGAGCCGACCCATGGGCGCTAA
- the murG gene encoding undecaprenyldiphospho-muramoylpentapeptide beta-N-acetylglucosaminyltransferase, producing MGANVLIMAGGTGGHVFPALACAREFQARGYTVHWLGTPRGIENDLVPAAGIELHRINASGLRGKGKLSLLKAPFMLVKSVWQARAIIRQLRPVCVVGFGGYVTGPGGVAAKLAGVPVIVHEQNAVAGTANRLLVPFAARVCEAFPDTFTLSGSRRTTGNPVRTELFLVTPRPALAGRKARLLILGGSLGAEPLNKLLPEALSQVAVDLRPDVFHQAGKNHDEVTAERYRAAGVEAQVQPFIKDMAQAYGWADLVVCRAGALTISELAAAGLPSMLVPLPHAIDDHQTRNADYLAREGAAFLMPQRTTGAADLAARLTEVLMQPQRLNDMATAARRLAKPDATRNVVDTCLEVAHG from the coding sequence ATGGGCGCTAACGTCTTGATCATGGCCGGCGGCACCGGGGGCCACGTGTTCCCGGCTCTGGCCTGTGCGCGCGAATTCCAGGCTCGCGGTTACACCGTGCACTGGCTCGGCACACCGCGCGGCATTGAAAATGATCTGGTCCCGGCGGCCGGTATCGAATTGCATCGAATCAACGCCAGCGGCCTGCGCGGCAAGGGCAAATTGTCCCTGCTCAAGGCGCCGTTCATGTTGGTTAAATCGGTCTGGCAGGCACGGGCGATCATTCGTCAGCTGCGGCCGGTTTGCGTGGTGGGCTTCGGTGGTTATGTGACCGGTCCTGGCGGCGTCGCAGCCAAACTGGCCGGCGTGCCGGTGATCGTTCACGAACAGAACGCTGTGGCCGGCACCGCCAATCGGTTGCTGGTGCCGTTCGCCGCTCGAGTCTGTGAAGCGTTCCCCGACACCTTTACCCTGTCGGGCAGCCGTCGGACCACCGGTAACCCGGTGCGCACCGAACTGTTCCTCGTGACACCGCGACCTGCCCTGGCCGGTCGCAAGGCGCGTTTGCTGATCCTCGGCGGAAGCCTGGGCGCAGAACCGTTGAACAAGTTGCTGCCTGAAGCCCTGTCGCAAGTCGCCGTCGACTTGCGTCCGGACGTGTTTCATCAGGCCGGCAAAAACCACGATGAAGTGACTGCAGAGCGCTATCGCGCGGCTGGCGTCGAGGCGCAAGTGCAGCCTTTCATCAAAGACATGGCCCAAGCCTATGGCTGGGCTGACCTGGTGGTCTGTCGCGCAGGTGCGCTGACCATCAGTGAACTGGCCGCCGCCGGTCTGCCCTCGATGCTCGTGCCGTTGCCCCACGCGATCGACGATCACCAGACCCGCAACGCCGATTATTTGGCCCGTGAAGGCGCTGCCTTCCTGATGCCGCAAAGAACGACTGGCGCAGCGGATCTTGCCGCGCGCCTGACAGAGGTCCTGATGCAACCACAACGACTCAACGATATGGCCACTGCGGCCCGCCGCCTGGCCAAACCCGATGCCACCCGTAACGTGGTCGATACCTGTCTGGAGGTGGCCCATGGTTGA
- the murC gene encoding UDP-N-acetylmuramate--L-alanine ligase gives MVENQKAMPHPEMRRIRRIHFVGIGGVGMCGIAEVLLNLGYEVSGSDLKASPVTERLESFGAHIFIGHRAENASAADVLVVSSAVNTSNPEVATALERRIPVVPRAEMLAELMRYRHGIAVAGTHGKTTTTSLIASVFAAGGLDPTFVIGGRLNAAGTNAQLGTSRYLIAEADESDASFLHLQPLVAVVTNIDADHMATYDGDFNKLKKTFVEFLHNLPFYGLAVVCLDDPVVREILPQVKRPTVTYGFGDDCDVRAINVRQQGMQTFFTVLRPDREPLDVSVNMPGNHNVLNALATICIATDEGVSDEAIVQGLSGFQGVGRRFQVYGELPVDGGNVMLVDDYGHHPTEVAAVIKAVRGGWPERRLVMVYQPHRYSRTRDLYDDFVNVLADANVLLLMEVYPAGEEPIPGADSRKLCNSIRQRGQLDPIYIERGVDLAPIVKPLLRAGDILLCQGAGDIGGLAPKLLKSELFAGAVAAPVEGKLK, from the coding sequence ATGGTTGAGAATCAGAAAGCCATGCCTCATCCGGAAATGCGCCGCATCCGTCGCATCCATTTCGTCGGTATCGGCGGTGTGGGCATGTGCGGGATTGCCGAAGTGTTGCTGAACCTGGGCTATGAAGTGTCCGGTTCCGACCTGAAGGCTTCGCCGGTGACCGAGCGCCTGGAATCTTTCGGTGCGCACATTTTCATCGGCCATCGCGCCGAGAACGCATCCGCCGCCGACGTGCTGGTGGTGTCGAGTGCCGTGAACACGTCCAACCCGGAAGTTGCGACCGCGCTGGAACGCCGCATTCCGGTGGTACCACGCGCAGAAATGCTGGCCGAGCTGATGCGTTATCGCCACGGCATCGCCGTTGCCGGTACGCACGGCAAAACCACCACCACCAGCCTGATCGCTTCGGTGTTTGCCGCTGGCGGCCTCGATCCGACCTTCGTGATCGGTGGTCGTCTGAATGCCGCGGGCACCAATGCCCAGCTCGGCACCAGCCGTTACCTGATCGCCGAAGCCGACGAAAGCGACGCCAGCTTCCTGCACTTGCAGCCGTTGGTGGCCGTGGTCACCAACATCGACGCCGACCACATGGCGACCTACGACGGTGACTTCAACAAACTGAAGAAAACCTTCGTCGAGTTCCTGCACAACCTGCCGTTCTACGGTTTGGCGGTGGTGTGCCTGGACGATCCGGTCGTGCGCGAAATCCTCCCGCAAGTCAAACGTCCGACCGTGACCTACGGCTTCGGCGACGACTGCGACGTGCGCGCCATCAATGTGCGCCAGCAAGGCATGCAGACCTTCTTCACCGTGCTGCGTCCCGATCGCGAGCCGCTGGATGTTTCGGTGAACATGCCGGGCAACCACAACGTATTGAACGCACTGGCGACCATTTGCATCGCCACCGACGAGGGTGTCAGCGATGAAGCCATCGTACAGGGCCTGTCCGGGTTCCAGGGTGTCGGCCGACGCTTCCAGGTCTACGGCGAACTGCCGGTAGACGGCGGCAACGTAATGCTGGTGGACGACTACGGTCACCACCCGACCGAAGTCGCGGCCGTGATCAAGGCCGTACGCGGTGGCTGGCCGGAGCGCCGTCTGGTGATGGTTTACCAGCCGCACCGCTACAGCCGCACCCGCGACCTGTACGACGATTTCGTCAATGTTCTGGCCGACGCCAACGTGCTGCTGCTGATGGAAGTCTATCCGGCCGGTGAAGAGCCGATTCCGGGCGCCGACAGCCGCAAGCTGTGCAACAGCATCCGTCAGCGTGGTCAGCTCGACCCGATCTACATCGAGCGCGGTGTCGACCTCGCGCCAATCGTCAAGCCGCTGCTGCGTGCCGGCGACATTCTGCTGTGCCAGGGCGCCGGTGATATCGGCGGTCTCGCACCGAAACTGTTGAAAAGCGAGTTGTTCGCCGGCGCCGTTGCTGCGCCGGTCGAGGGGAAGTTGAAATGA
- a CDS encoding penicillin-binding protein 2, whose protein sequence is MKLEGALFPWRFRLVLGLLGVMVIAICWRIIDLQVVDRDFLKGQGDARSVRHIPIPAHRGLITDRNGEPLAVSTPVTTLWANAKEMQLAKEKWPALAAALGQDPKALAERLEAQANKEFIYLVRGLTPEQGQTVLDLKVPGVYGIEEFRRFYPAGEVTAHMVGFTDIDDHGREGVELAYDEWLAGVPGKRQVIKDRRGRLIKDVQVTKNAKAGKPLALSIDLRLQYLANRELRNAIIENGAKAGSLVIMDVKTGEILAMVNQPTYNPNNRRNLQPAMMRNRAMIDVFEPGSTMKAISMSAAIETGRWKPSDTVEVYPGSLQIGKYTIKDVSKTEGPVLDLTGILINSSNVGMSKVAFDIGGETIFRLAQKVGLGQDTGLGFPGERVGNLPNYREWRKAETATLSYGYGISVTAIQLVHAFSALANNGRLAPLTLIKTDKAPQTTQVLPEAVAKTMQGMLQQVIEAPRGVFRAQVPAYHVGGKSGTARKTSVGTKGYAENSYRSLFAGFGPMSDPRYAIVVVIDEPTKAGYFGGLVSAPVFSRVMSGTLRLMNVTPDNLPPTQQANATPVVPLKANGGRG, encoded by the coding sequence TTCCGATTCCGGCTCACCGTGGTCTGATCACCGACCGTAACGGCGAGCCGTTGGCCGTCAGTACGCCAGTCACTACCCTGTGGGCCAACGCCAAGGAAATGCAGCTGGCCAAGGAGAAGTGGCCGGCACTGGCCGCTGCACTGGGTCAGGATCCCAAGGCCCTGGCCGAGCGCCTCGAAGCTCAAGCCAATAAAGAATTCATTTACCTGGTGCGCGGGCTGACGCCTGAGCAGGGCCAGACTGTGCTCGACCTGAAAGTGCCGGGCGTCTACGGCATTGAAGAGTTTCGCCGTTTCTATCCGGCCGGTGAAGTCACCGCGCACATGGTCGGCTTTACCGACATCGACGACCATGGTCGGGAAGGTGTCGAACTGGCCTACGACGAATGGCTGGCCGGGGTGCCGGGCAAACGACAGGTCATCAAGGACCGGCGCGGCCGGTTGATCAAGGATGTCCAGGTCACCAAAAACGCCAAGGCCGGAAAGCCCTTGGCGTTGTCCATTGACCTGCGCCTGCAATACCTGGCCAACCGTGAATTGCGCAACGCGATCATCGAGAACGGCGCCAAGGCCGGCAGCCTGGTGATCATGGACGTGAAAACCGGCGAGATCCTCGCCATGGTCAACCAGCCGACCTACAACCCGAACAACCGCCGCAACTTGCAGCCAGCGATGATGCGTAACCGCGCGATGATCGACGTCTTCGAGCCGGGTTCGACCATGAAAGCGATCTCCATGAGCGCTGCCATCGAAACCGGGCGCTGGAAACCGAGCGACACCGTCGAGGTGTATCCGGGCTCCTTGCAGATTGGCAAATACACCATCAAGGACGTATCCAAGACCGAAGGTCCGGTGCTCGACTTGACGGGCATTCTGATCAATTCCAGTAACGTCGGCATGAGTAAAGTCGCGTTCGATATCGGTGGCGAAACGATTTTCCGCCTCGCGCAAAAAGTCGGCCTCGGCCAGGACACCGGCCTCGGCTTCCCGGGTGAGCGCGTCGGCAACCTGCCGAACTACCGCGAATGGCGCAAGGCTGAAACCGCCACGCTGTCCTACGGCTACGGTATTTCCGTGACCGCGATCCAGTTGGTTCATGCCTTCTCGGCGCTGGCCAATAACGGTCGCCTCGCGCCGCTGACGCTGATCAAAACCGACAAGGCGCCGCAAACCACGCAAGTGCTGCCGGAAGCGGTCGCGAAAACCATGCAAGGCATGCTGCAGCAAGTGATCGAAGCCCCGCGCGGCGTGTTCCGTGCGCAGGTGCCGGCGTATCACGTGGGCGGCAAGTCGGGTACGGCGCGTAAAACTTCGGTCGGTACCAAAGGGTACGCCGAAAACTCCTACCGCTCGCTGTTCGCCGGTTTCGGCCCGATGAGCGATCCGCGTTACGCCATCGTGGTGGTGATCGATGAGCCGACCAAGGCTGGTTACTTCGGTGGTCTGGTGTCGGCGCCGGTGTTCAGCCGTGTGATGTCCGGCACCCTGCGCCTGATGAACGTCACCCCGGACAACCTGCCACCTACTCAACAAGCCAACGCCACACCGGTCGTTCCGCTGAAAGCCAATGGAGGGCGCGGCTGA
- the mraY gene encoding phospho-N-acetylmuramoyl-pentapeptide-transferase, translating to MLLLLAEYLQQFYKGFAVFQYLTLRGILGVLTALVLSLCYGPWMIRTLQNRQIGQSVRNDGPQSHLSKSGTPTMGGALILSSIGVSTLLWADLTNRYVWVVLLVTLLFGAIGWVDDYRKVIEKNSRGLPSRWKYFWQSVFGLGAAIFLYMTAATPVETTLILPMLKDYSIPLGAGFIVLTYFVIVGSSNAVNLTDGLDGLAIMPTVMVGGGLGIFCYLSGNVKFAEYLLIPYVPGAGELIVFCGALIGAGLGFLWFNTYPAQVFMGDVGALALGAALGTIAVIVRQEIVLFIMGGVFVMETLSVVIQVASFKLTGRRVFRMAPIHHHFELKGWPEPRVIVRFWIITVILVLVGLATLKLR from the coding sequence ATGCTGCTGCTGCTAGCGGAGTATCTGCAACAGTTCTACAAAGGCTTCGCGGTCTTTCAGTACCTGACCCTGCGCGGGATTCTCGGTGTACTGACCGCGCTGGTTTTGTCGCTGTGCTATGGCCCGTGGATGATCCGCACCCTGCAGAACCGTCAGATCGGTCAGTCCGTTCGCAATGACGGTCCGCAATCGCACCTGTCCAAGTCTGGCACCCCGACCATGGGTGGCGCGCTGATTCTTTCGTCCATCGGCGTTAGCACGCTGCTGTGGGCTGATCTGACCAACCGTTACGTTTGGGTAGTGTTGCTGGTGACCTTGCTGTTCGGCGCCATTGGCTGGGTCGACGACTACCGCAAAGTGATCGAGAAGAATTCCCGTGGTTTGCCGAGTCGCTGGAAGTATTTCTGGCAGTCGGTGTTCGGCCTCGGCGCGGCGATCTTCCTATATATGACGGCTGCCACGCCGGTTGAAACCACGCTGATCCTGCCGATGCTCAAGGACTACAGCATTCCGCTGGGCGCGGGTTTCATCGTCCTGACCTATTTCGTAATCGTCGGTTCGAGCAACGCGGTCAACCTGACCGACGGCCTCGACGGTCTGGCGATCATGCCTACCGTGATGGTCGGCGGTGGCCTCGGCATCTTCTGCTACCTGTCGGGTAACGTGAAATTCGCCGAATACTTGCTGATCCCTTATGTACCGGGCGCGGGTGAGTTGATCGTGTTCTGCGGCGCTTTGATCGGTGCGGGCCTGGGCTTCCTGTGGTTCAACACCTATCCGGCACAAGTCTTCATGGGCGACGTCGGTGCGCTGGCGCTGGGCGCGGCCCTGGGCACCATTGCGGTGATCGTCCGTCAGGAAATCGTCCTATTCATCATGGGCGGCGTGTTCGTGATGGAAACCCTGTCAGTCGTCATTCAGGTTGCCTCCTTTAAGCTGACCGGTCGCCGCGTATTCCGCATGGCACCGATTCACCACCACTTTGAACTCAAGGGCTGGCCCGAGCCACGCGTGATCGTCCGTTTCTGGATCATCACCGTGATTCTCGTGTTGGTCGGCCTTGCCACCCTGAAGCTGAGGTAG